A genomic stretch from Telopea speciosissima isolate NSW1024214 ecotype Mountain lineage chromosome 7, Tspe_v1, whole genome shotgun sequence includes:
- the LOC122666690 gene encoding HIPL1 protein-like, whose product MRISDKACASLMQSIVCASCDPFSAELFTIESGARTVPVLCNSTILLDSTQSNNSAANDYCGTVWDTCNNVTMLNSPFASGLNSTNSSKLTDFWSSKSEFCNLYGGASSNESVCFGGDPVSLENTEILPPAPNGLCLELIGNGSYINLAPHPDGSNRIFLSDQKGRIWLVNVPDMGSGNTIVLDELNPFLDISSQVHSENSFGMLGMAFHPNFVNNGRFFVSFNCDKTKWPGCSGRCSCNSEVNCDPTKLGLDAGSYPCQYSTVISEFTANDTSAQLLSLLAETSNPSEVRRILSMGLPFTEHHGGQILFGPEDGYLYFMMGDGGGGNDPYNFAQNKKSMLGKIMRLDVDNVPSAKEMTDFGLWGNYSIPKDNPFSEDKQLRPEIWALGFKNPWRCSFDVERPSYFMCTDEGVHYEEVNIITKGGNYGWRTYEGTYIFNPQQSPGGNTSARSINVIFPVTGYSFSEVNKNDGSASIMGGFFYRSMADPCMHGRYLFADLYGTAIFSGIESPENSGNFTRNQLPFSCAHDTPIKCGSTSDGLSDLGFVFSFGEDNMKDIFMLSSNGVFRVVQPSRCNYACSQEKVTAAWSPAPSPSYLSSSGTELRRQPYVLEAFFSLLLLMIGFML is encoded by the exons ATGAGGATCTCAGATAAAGCCTGTGCTTCTCTTATGCAATCGATTGTCTGTGCT TCTTGTGATCCATTCTCGGCTGAGCTATTCACAATTGAATCTGGAGCTAGAACAGTTCCTGTCCTATGCAACTCCACCATCTTACTGGATTCAACCCAATCAAACAATTCTGCTGCAAATGACTATTGTGGAACAGTATGGGATACATGCAATAATGTGACTATGTTGAATTCCCCTTTTGCTTCAGGACTTAATTCAACTAACTCCTCTAAACTAACTGATTTTTGGTCGTCGAAAAGTGAATTCTGCAATTTATATGGTGGAGCTTCAAGTAATGAATCGGTATGCTTCGGTGGAGACCCAGTTTCACTTGAGAATACTGAAATTCTGCCTCCTGCCCCAAATGGTCTTTGCCTGGAGCTAATTGGGAATGGATCCTACATCAATTTGGCTCCTCATCCTGATGGTTCCAATCGTATTTTCTTGTCGGACCAAAAAGGTAGAATATGGTTAGTAAATGTTCCTGATATGGGTTCTGGGAATACGATAGTACTCGATGAATTGAATCCATTTCTAGATATATCCAGTCAAGTACATTCTGAAAATTCATTTGGGATGCTGGGTATGGCATTTCATCCAAACTTTGTGAACAATGGCCGCTTCTTCGTTTCATTCAATTGTGATAAGACTAAATGGCCTGGATGCTCTGGAAGATGTTCATGTAATTCAGAGGTGAATTGTGATCCTACTAAGCTTGGTCTTGATGCTGGCTCCTACCCATGCCAGTACTCTACTGTTATCTCAGAATTCACTGCTAACGACACCAGTGCACAGCTGCTTTCCTTATTG GCAGAAACAAGCAATCCCTCAGAAGTCAGAAGGATATTATCCATGGGCCTTCCATTTACAGAACATCATGGTGGCCAGATTCTCTTTGGACCAGAAGATGGATATTTATACTTTATGATGGGAGATGGTGGAGGAGGAAATGATCCCTACAATTTTGCCCAAAACAAGAAATCTATGCTTGGGAAGATTATGAGGCTTGATGTCGATAACGTTCCAA GTGCAAAAGAAATGACTGACTTTGGTCTATGGGGAAACTATTCTATCCCAAAAGATAATCCATTTTCAGAAGATAAGCAATTGCGACCTGAAATTTGGGCCTTGGGATTCAAAAATCCTTGGCGTTGCAGTTTTGATGTGGAAAGGCCTTCCTACTTTATGTGCACAGATGAGGGCGTG CACTATGAAGAGGTGAACATTATAACAAAGGGAGGGAACTATGGATGGCGTACCTACGAGGGTACCTATATTTTCAATCCTCAGCAATCACCTGGAGGAAATACATCAGCCCGTTCAATAAATGTCATATTCCCTGTAACGGGATACAGCTTCTCTGAGGTAAATAAAAACGACGGATCAGCATCTATCATGGGTGGCTTCTTCTATCGGTCTATGGCTGATCCATGCATGCATGGAAG GTACTTGTTTGCAGATTTATATGGTACTGCTATTTTTTCGGGTATTGAAAGCCCAGAGAACAGTGGAAACTTCACTCGTAATCAGCTTCCTTTCAGTTGTGCTCATGATACTCCGATAAAATGTGGCTCCACATCAGATGGTCTCTCTGATTTGGGTTTCGTATTCTCATTTGGGGAGGACAATATGAAGGATATTTTTATGTTATCCAGCAACGGTGTGTTCAGAGTTGTTCAACCAAGCCGCTGCAACTATGCTTGCTCACAGGAAAAGGTTACAGCAGCGTGGAGTCCAGCACCCAGTCCTTCATATTTATCTTCATCTGGGACTGAGTTGAGAAGACAACCTTATGTTCTGGAAGCTTTCTTCTCTTTGTTGTTGCTTATGATAGGATTTATGTTGTAA